The DNA window GCGGCCCGAATTCCTCCCGATAGAAGACCTGGCCGTCGCGGAACGGATCCAGTTCCGCCGGGTCGTGGGCATGGACCTGAAAAAATTCCTGCGGCATCCCCGCAAAGCCATGCGTCCAACCGAACTGGCCGGCCGGCACAAAGCCAAACCGGCCATAGTACGCCGGATCCCCGGCGACGACCGTAAACGGATTCCCCGTCGCGGCCAGCAACTCCTGTCCCGCGACCACCAGCGCGGAGCCCACGCCCCGTCTCTGCTGCGCTGTCAACACGGACAGGGGAGCAAGTCCCTGGCCGTGCAATTCTCTTCCTTGGCGGCGCACCACGACCGGCGAGAAAAGCAGATGCCCGACGAGCGTCCCTTCCCTCTCAGCCACCAGCGACAGCCCGTCGGCATTGCTGCTGCGGAGCGCATCGACGAGATCGGCCTCGCCCTGGTGACCGTGCACGGAGTTCGCGAATGCGTCGATCGTTATGTCCCGGATCGCCGCGCGATCGGCCAGTGTTTCTTTACGGATAGTGATCATCACAAGCCTTCACGGCGCCAGCGCTGGCGAAGAATCTGTGTGCTGTTGCCGGGCCCGCATCCCAGATCCACGATCAGGGCGGGCTGATCCAGCGCGATTCGCGATGCCAGATCCACTGCGGCGCGGGTGCGTTCGTCGCCAAACTGCAGGTAGCGTTCCGCGTTCCAGGATTCCATGGGAAGCGGCCTTTCCGGCGAACGGGGGCGAAGCGTTCCCCGCGGGCCGAGCAATGCCAGACCAAAGGCGTTGGATGGATAACAGGGAAGGGCCAGTCTCCGTGAATGGGAGAAAGGCTCCGCCGGCAAGAGGCCCCGCCATCGGGGCGCCGGTCAGGAGTTGGGAATCGCGAAAACGCTTTCGCGATTCCCATTCGCCGGTTCAACCAGGCCAGCTTCTTTGGGAGAAGCAGGCGGCCTGGATCGGCAAGCTGCGGATTACTTCTTGGGAGCGAGAATCGTCGTCATCATACGCTGGCTTTCCATCGAAGGCGGCTTCTCGACCGTCGACACTTCCTGCAGTGTGTCAATGATCTCCAGCAGCATTTCGCGGCCGCGTTCATGGTGGGCGTTTTCACGTCCACGGAACATCACGTTGATTTTGACTTTATCGTTCCGCTTCAGAAACTGCTCGGCGCGACGGACTTTGAAGTCGATGTCGTGATCGCCCGTTTTGGCGCGGAGACGAATCTGCTTGAGCTGGGTGCGATGCGTCTTGCCGCCGTCGGACTGTTTCTTTTTCCGCTCATACTGGACCTTGCCGTGATCCATGATGCGGCAGACGGGCGGCCGCGCATCGGCGGCGACTTCCACTAAATCCAGACCTGCCTCGACAGCAAGCTGGCGGGCCTTGTCGGTGGGCATTTCACCCAGCATTTCCCCGTTCTGATCGACAACTTTGACGGGTGAAATACGAATCTGCTCATTAATCCGCTGCTTTCCGATAACAAACTCCTTGAATTGAGGACGAAACTGGGCGAGCGCTAAAGCGTTCCATTTTTATCGACGCATCGCTCGACACTCGTGAATCATAGGCTGCATCCGCCCGTAAGGAAAGCGCAGTCGCCCACGATATTCCCTTAAATCGGGCTGGTAACGATTCTTCTTACGACGAAGACGATTCTGACACCCGCCCTTTCCTGGGCGTCGGGCGACCGCGTTGCTAATCCTCGCACCACCAGATTGCCGCCCAAAAAATCGAAAAACCCCTTGTTTCTTACCCAACCTGCCACATCCGACCCGCCAGGCCGTTTGGCGCGGGAACTGCAACATACTTTCTTCAGCGAACCGAAAAATCCTGGATTCGCTTTTAACGCAGTCTTTTCGCTGCGATCCTTTCTATAAGTCTACAGCCAAGCAAGGAGCACTCCCGTGCGATTCGCCCTCAGCCTGACCGCAGCGACGCTACTTACGGCCATTTCCACTGGTCCCTTATGGGGACAGGCCGATGGACTGCGTCTGGAAAAAACCGTTTCCGAAGCCCTCGACGACGGTCCCGAAGTCAATGTTGATTACAGCCGTCGACAAGGTGTCCACCTGAGCGGGGATACCGGCAAAGGTCCCATCTCCGATCACGACGGCGTGGTCGATGTCGACATCAACGGCACGAATGATCCCGACGGACCGATCGATATCGATCTCCGCGGCGGCGCCGACCTGGATCGCCGCGTACGGGCCCAGTCGGCCGCCCGACTGAGCGATGAGGACCCGATCTTCTCGCCCGCCCGACCTGCCGCCGTGCCCCAACAATACCGCGTTGACCCGCGGACGCAGATCCACCTGGAAGCAGACAACTGGCGTTACCGGTTCCACAACGGCATGTGGTGGTACTGGATGCCCAATCAATATTGGGCCGTCCATACACAGGGGGAATGGCATCGTTATGCGGTGCAGTAAGCCCGATTACCATCCCATGGAATCGGATCGCGAAACAGCCGGCCAGCCAGCCGGCTGTTTTTTTATTGACAGACGCACGACTTCCCGCAGCATGAGGAAGACGAGCTCCCCGCACGCCGTCCAATTGTCGTCCGGACGTCCCCCATGTTAAAAACAGCAGGGCAGGGGACTGCAGAGCAACCGCCCGGGAGCTGTCGCATGGCGCTATTTTCGCCGGAAGAATTTACCGTCAAAGCACTGCTGCAGGATCTGGCTGATAACGGACGCTGGCAAACCTGGCTGCTGCTGGCCGACTTCTGGGGCGACCAGGGCGACGTCGAATCGCAAACGATCTGCCTGGCTTTCGCCGCACACCAGATGCCGCTGATCGTCGCTCCCCTGCCGGCCCTGCCCAACCGCTCCGACTTCCACTTCAGTTCCGGACAATGGAACCAGGAGAACCTCACCACGTTCTTCGCCGACGCTCCCCCTTATTTTGCAGCGATGTGCTGCTGCGACTTCGCCGCCCTGGTGCTGCTGGCCGCCGACGAACAGGAACGCCAGGATGCGGCCCCCTTACTGCAGGCCGCCCAGGCCGGGCTGGCGGGCGAACCGCTGTCGCTGATCTGGCACGAAGCGTTGGCCCAGGCGGTGACGCTTCCTGCCGACCAACGTTCCCGACCGCTGTACGCGGCGGCCGTCGCCTGCAACGCGATCCACTCCCTGCACCCCGACGGCAGCCGCTCTACCGAATTTATCGCCAGCATGGCCAGCTACCTTGCCGAGTTCGTCGTGCAGGGTTCTCCCCAAGGGACTGAATACGAAATCAACTGGCAGCAGACCCGCTGCGGCCGGCTTGTGCTGGCCCATCGCCGCGATCCGCTGCTGCGCACACTGCTCGATGGGTGCAGCCGTAACCTGCCCGAGTTTGGTCCCCTTTATCTGCAGCGACTGGCCAGCCAGGATCTGGGCCTGCAGTCGCTCGATTCCGCAGCGCCGGGAACGTGATAAACTCAACCGGTCCGCGACTCTCCACAGAAGGAAACACCATGCAGGAAGAAGAACATCAAACGCTGACCCAGGGCGCCGGGCTGGTCGATTTCTCCCACCGCACGCACCTGGAACTGCAAGGCGCTGACCGCACCGTGTTCTTGCACAACTTTTGCACCAACGAAATCAAACTGCTCCAGCAGGGCGAAGGCTGCGAGGCGTTCCTCCTCAACCCCCAGGGGAAAGTCATCGGTCTGGTCGCCATTTTCTGCGGCCCCGAATCGCTCTGGATAGAAACGGTCGCCGGCCAGGGCCCCACCCTGCACGGCCACCTGGATCGCTACATCATTCGCGAAGACGTCGAAGTCCACGATCGCACCGCCGAGCGCCGTGAATGGCTGCTCGCCGGAGCCAATGCGCCGGAACTGCTGGCCGCCGTGACCGCCGCTCCCGTCCCGGAAACAGGCCACGCGCATCAGGACGCTCTCATCGCTGGCGTCCCTGTTTCCGTCCGCCGCGTGAAATGGACGCCGGCCCCGACCTTCCTGGTCGCCATGCCGGCCGACGACTTTACCGCGGTCGGCGACGGGTTGCGTGCGGCAGGAGCCCGCGACTGCAGTCTGGCCAGCTATGATCGCATCCGTATCGAAGCCGGCATGCCGGAGTTCGGCCGCGATGTGACCGTCGCCAATCTGCCGCAAGAGGTCGACCGCGACGACACGGCGATTAACTTCCGCAAGGGCTGTTACCTGGGCCAGGAGACGGTTGCCCGGATCGACGCCCTGGGCCACGTGAACTGGCGTTTCACCCCGCTGCTCCTGCAGGCCGACACAGCCCCGACGGAACTGCTGGAGTTCACCCTGGACGGCAAAGTCGTCGGGCGCATGACGTCCGCCGCCTGGTCCCCCGAACGCAACTCCGTCATCGGCCTGGGCTACGTCCGCACCGCCCAGGCAAAGCCCGGCGCTAAGTTTGATTCACCCGCCGGCCCGATCCAGGTCGGCTTTGACGTTTAACCAGGAGCCGAAAGAAAAGGAGTTCACCGCAGAGATGTACCGTCGCTGCCTGATCGCGTTACCGCGATCAGGGCGATTTCTGCGGCTGCAGGTCGCTTAACTTCAGCGCATGTTTCAGCACCGTTTCGCCGTCGCCGTTATGAACCGCAAGCGTGATGGTCGGCGAGGACGTTTCCCAGTCGATCGTGATGGAGCCGAAGTTGACGCCGTTGTACTGCTCGCCCAGACGATGGCTGTTCGGCTCGCCCGAGTTGGGGCCGCTGGGGGCGTTCAGGCTGGACGAGGTCAGATCGAACAGCGGGTAACCGGCCGCCGTATCGTCGATCTGCGAGAGTTCGGCCCGATGCCGATCGCCGCTGATGAACAGCACGCCGGCCGCTTGCTGCTCGCCAACGAGACGGAACAGACGGGCCCGCTCCCGCGGGAAATTGTCCCACTTCTCCCAGCCATGTTGGTCGGGCAGCACCTGGATGCTCGAGGCGATAATCCGCACTTCGGCCGGCTGCTGCAGTTGCTCGGCCAGCCATTTCCACTGGGCTTCGCCCAGCATGGTCGCTGCAGGATCGTCGCTGGGACCGAACGGTCCGTGCCGCTGCTGGTCGGCCTGCAGCCGCTGCAGGGGGCTGCGAAAGTATCGCGTGTCCAGCAGAATCACCTGCACCCGGCGACCCTTGGGACCAAAAACCTGCGCGTCGTACAGGCCCGGCCGCTGGCGACGGGGGGAGTCGGCCGGTGTTTCAAAAAACTCATTGAACACCTGCTGCGATTCGGCCTTCATCGGGTATTCGGCGCCGCCGTCGTTGACGCCATAATCGTGATCGTCCCAGATTGCCAGAATAGGGCACGCCGCCTTCAACCGCTGGAACGTCGGCTGGTCGCCCAGCTGTTTGTACTTCGTACGGAGGACCTCCATCGATTCCGAGTCGCCGTAAATATTGTCGCCAATGAACAGGAACAGCTGCGGCTTGAAACCAACAATCGCATCCCAGATCGGCTGCGGCAGATTCTGCCGCACGCACGACCCCAGCGCAATCCGCGTCAACGGCTCCTCCGCCCCCCTCGCCGGCAGCCCCGCCGCCAGCACCATCCCGCACACGATTCCAGCAAGCGTCCGTCGCCACAGAATAGAAGCCGCGTCATTCAACATGCGTGTCCCCGTCTTCAAAAGAAGTTCGTCGCCGTCGCCAATTCACCTGCACCCCGTGCCGCCATTTTAATCAAAGCGTCCGCGTCTGTATCCGTCCCCACGACGAATCTTAACCCGCACTCCCTCTTCGAACAGCCAGATGACGGGCCCCGCCTGATCGCCGCTCGACGGGGACACTGCAGCGGCCAACGAGCCGGATACGCGGTCCGGGAAAGAAGTTGCCAGGCGGAGCGAACGGGCCGCGATTCACTTCGCTGGCACACGATGGAACCGGATACATAATTCGGCGAAAGGAACTGGCAGAAGGAAAAACGACCCCAACGAAACGAGCAATTCAGCGTGAAATGCGCTGTCGCCGATCACGAAAAAAGCAAGTTGATGAATGGCCGTCCAAATCAGGGGATGCGCCAAGCCACACGCCAAAGGCATGACAAAAAAATACGGTGAGATCGCGGTTGTTATCCCTTTTGGCACGCGAAAATTGATCCACGCAGCAAAGAGCGCACCGAGGATAACGGCCGACAGCGGCGCCCCGGCAACAGCGAGAAGAACCCCCAGGTCAGAGTGATAGCGAGAACCCGGCTTGGAATCGGGAATCTCCAGCAGTGCGCACCCCATGCACGAAGCACAGACGCCAAGGGCGAACCATCCTGTCGCAGCCAGCAAGTAAGAACATTGAATCGCAGACACGGATGCCTCACACCTGGGCCGGGCAGCACCGCAGTTCGCCACTTGGGTGCAACCTTGTTTATGCGTCATCGTGTGGGCAAAAAATGGGCCCGCCCCAACTCTGCCAGTCTGGGATATGCATCTGGGATAATCAATAGAGGCCCCCTTTTCTGTCACGCACCGGCTCGCACTCCTGCTTCGAACAGGTGTTATGGCAGGTTGCAAACCTGCCCGACACACTTTGCTTCCTCATTCGGGACAATGCGCCCTTTCGTCAGAGGTAGGAAATGCTTGCCGTGAAGGGCGGCGCCCGGCATACTACAGGGAATGGATCGCGAACTGGTCTTTAAGCTGACCGCCGCGTTTCGCTGCGTCCTTTCGCTGGAACGCTCGTCTTGCCGGGATCGGGCGAGGCTGGCGGGCGGCGATCCTGACTTCCTTCCTTCACGATGAAATACCCGCCATGTCATTGCAGCGCTCTGTGGACCTTGCACGACGGCAGTTTTTTACCTCGACTGCGTCGGGGGCTGGCTTTCTGGCGCTGGCTTCGCTGTTGCGGGATGACGGTCTGATCGCGGCCGAGCCGTCGGCTGAAGAGTCGATTATCAATCCGCTGGCGCCGAAGATGCCGCACTTTGCGCCCAAGGCCAAACGCTGCATTTTCATCTTCCTGGCCGGCGCCCCCAGCCATGTGGATCTGTACGATCCCAAACCGGTGCTGAACGAACGCAGCGGAGAGCCATTGCCGGATTCGCTGACCGAGAAGGTGCGGTTTGCCTTCATCAAAAAAGAGTCGGCCGTGCTGCTGGGCTCGCCGCGCAAGTTCAGCAAGCATGGGGAAAGCGGCATGGAGGTGTCCGATCTGCTGCCGCACATCGGCGGTTGCGCCGACGACATTGCCCTGGTCCGGTCGATGCATACGGACGCCTTTAACCATCACCCGGCCCAGCTGATGATGACGACCGGCGTCCCCCGCTTCGGCCGTCCGAGCCTCGGTTCCTGGCTGACCTATGGGCTAGGCAGTCCCTCCAAGGATCTGCCGGGCTACGTGGTGCTGACCGCTGGCCGCGGCAGCAGCGGCGGCGTTTCTAACTGGACCAGCGGCTTTTTGCCCTCGACCTACCAGGGCGTTCTCTTCCGCAGTGAAGGGGAACCGGTCCTCAATTTGAACAACCCGCCCGGCGTTTCCCAGGCCAGCCAGCAGCTGGGGCTGGACCTGATCAGCCGCCTGAACCAGGAACGTCTGCAGCAACTGGGGGACGATGAGATTGCCAGCCGCACGTCGGCCTATCATCTGGCTTATCGGATGCAATCCGCGGCGCCCGAGCTGATTGATATCTCGGACGAAACCCAGGAGACGCTCGACCTGTACGGGGTCAACCGGAAAGAGCCCGACAAGTACAACTTCCGCGGCGGAGGCGCCCATGTGTACCAGCAGTTTTCGACCAACTGCCTGCTGGCCCGGCGCCTGGTGGAACGGGGGGTGCGGGTGGTGACGCTGATGCACGCCTCGTGGGATCATCACAGCAATTTAACGCCGGAGATTGAATACAACGCCGGCATGCTCGACCAGCCAGCCGCAGCCCTGGTGCAGGATCTGAAGCGGCGGGGCCTGCTCGACGACACGCTGGTCGTCTGCGCGGGAGAATTCGGCCGCACCCCCCTGGGGGAGAACCGCAGCTCGGCCAAGAACAATACAGGCCGCGACCATCACCCGTATGCATTCAGCCTGTGGATGGCCGGCGGCGGCATCCGCGGCGGGCAAACGCTGGGGGAAACCGACGACATCGGCTGGTCGCCGGTCGCCGACCCGATCCACATTAACGACCTGCACGCCACCATGCTGCACCTGTTTGGCTTTGACCATTTCAAGCTCAATGTCCGCTTCAAGGGGCTTAATGTTCGCCTGACCGATCAGGGCGGAAAAGTCGTTAAAAAGCTGCTCGCCTAGGTCGATTATCTGCCCGGCGCGGGGTCCTGCAGTAAAGTTTGCCTTTTATCGATTCCCTCGGCGCGGTATTCTGTTCTTCCTGAATTCTCGTCGAAAATGATCGCAGCCGACGGCGACCGCAGCCGGCTGGGCGATCATGGGAAATGGCCCTTTCTCGGCCTTTGATGTGTGCGCGAACAGGAAGATTTATGTCGATAGAAACCGCAGGCGGCAATGGTTCCTTGAGGAGTCCGTCGGGCGGATCGCAGGCGCCCAACCCGAATATTCTGCATACGGTGATGGAACTGGTGCGGGGCGTGGCCAAGGAACGGGCCGAAGCCTTGACCGTCGACACCAATGTCATGAACCTGGGCCTCGATTCGATGGAGCGAATGGAGATTGTCGCCGGGCTGGAACACGCTTTTGGCGGCCGCTTCCCCGACGACACCCTGCTGGAAATCGAAACGTGCCGCCAGATCGCCGTGGCGGTCGAGCAGTACCTGGGCATTGAAGACGCCCCGCCCGGCAGCGCCGGCGAGGTGCCTCTGGAATATTACTGCTTTGACCAGATGCCCGAGTATCGTCACCTGAAGCTGACGCTCGGCATGCTGCGGGCCAGCGGCGAGCCGAACCCTTACTTCCAGCCGCACGAACACCGGAGCGCCAACCTGACCGTGATCGACGGCAAGGAACTGGTGAACTTCGCCAGCTGGGATTACCTGGGCATGTCGGGCGATCCCGAAATTGCCGACGCCGCCAAGGCGGCCGTCGACCAGTTCGGCACCAGCGTTTCCGCCAGCCGAATGATCGCCGGAGAAAAGCCCGTCCACGGCCAGCTGGAACGGGCGATCTCGCAATTCCTGGGGGTGGAAGACGCCGTCGCGTTCGTCAGCGGCCACGCTACCGCGGAAACCACGATCGGCCATCTGTTCGGCCCG is part of the Lignipirellula cremea genome and encodes:
- a CDS encoding GNAT family N-acetyltransferase codes for the protein MITIRKETLADRAAIRDITIDAFANSVHGHQGEADLVDALRSSNADGLSLVAEREGTLVGHLLFSPVVVRRQGRELHGQGLAPLSVLTAQQRRGVGSALVVAGQELLAATGNPFTVVAGDPAYYGRFGFVPAGQFGWTHGFAGMPQEFFQVHAHDPAELDPFRDGQVFYREEFGPQHEAG
- the infC gene encoding translation initiation factor IF-3, whose protein sequence is MGKQRINEQIRISPVKVVDQNGEMLGEMPTDKARQLAVEAGLDLVEVAADARPPVCRIMDHGKVQYERKKKQSDGGKTHRTQLKQIRLRAKTGDHDIDFKVRRAEQFLKRNDKVKINVMFRGRENAHHERGREMLLEIIDTLQEVSTVEKPPSMESQRMMTTILAPKK
- a CDS encoding alkaline phosphatase D family protein — translated: MLNDAASILWRRTLAGIVCGMVLAAGLPARGAEEPLTRIALGSCVRQNLPQPIWDAIVGFKPQLFLFIGDNIYGDSESMEVLRTKYKQLGDQPTFQRLKAACPILAIWDDHDYGVNDGGAEYPMKAESQQVFNEFFETPADSPRRQRPGLYDAQVFGPKGRRVQVILLDTRYFRSPLQRLQADQQRHGPFGPSDDPAATMLGEAQWKWLAEQLQQPAEVRIIASSIQVLPDQHGWEKWDNFPRERARLFRLVGEQQAAGVLFISGDRHRAELSQIDDTAAGYPLFDLTSSSLNAPSGPNSGEPNSHRLGEQYNGVNFGSITIDWETSSPTITLAVHNGDGETVLKHALKLSDLQPQKSP
- the ygfZ gene encoding CAF17-like 4Fe-4S cluster assembly/insertion protein YgfZ, with translation MQEEEHQTLTQGAGLVDFSHRTHLELQGADRTVFLHNFCTNEIKLLQQGEGCEAFLLNPQGKVIGLVAIFCGPESLWIETVAGQGPTLHGHLDRYIIREDVEVHDRTAERREWLLAGANAPELLAAVTAAPVPETGHAHQDALIAGVPVSVRRVKWTPAPTFLVAMPADDFTAVGDGLRAAGARDCSLASYDRIRIEAGMPEFGRDVTVANLPQEVDRDDTAINFRKGCYLGQETVARIDALGHVNWRFTPLLLQADTAPTELLEFTLDGKVVGRMTSAAWSPERNSVIGLGYVRTAQAKPGAKFDSPAGPIQVGFDV
- a CDS encoding DUF1501 domain-containing protein — translated: MDLARRQFFTSTASGAGFLALASLLRDDGLIAAEPSAEESIINPLAPKMPHFAPKAKRCIFIFLAGAPSHVDLYDPKPVLNERSGEPLPDSLTEKVRFAFIKKESAVLLGSPRKFSKHGESGMEVSDLLPHIGGCADDIALVRSMHTDAFNHHPAQLMMTTGVPRFGRPSLGSWLTYGLGSPSKDLPGYVVLTAGRGSSGGVSNWTSGFLPSTYQGVLFRSEGEPVLNLNNPPGVSQASQQLGLDLISRLNQERLQQLGDDEIASRTSAYHLAYRMQSAAPELIDISDETQETLDLYGVNRKEPDKYNFRGGGAHVYQQFSTNCLLARRLVERGVRVVTLMHASWDHHSNLTPEIEYNAGMLDQPAAALVQDLKRRGLLDDTLVVCAGEFGRTPLGENRSSAKNNTGRDHHPYAFSLWMAGGGIRGGQTLGETDDIGWSPVADPIHINDLHATMLHLFGFDHFKLNVRFKGLNVRLTDQGGKVVKKLLA